The sequence CACCGCTGCCGCGCCGAGCTCCGACCCGCCCACGCCCAGAAACGCGTGCAGCAGGAACGCCAGCGTGCCGAACTCGGCCGCCGTGAAGGCGATGCTCAGCAGGAACAGGTTCCGCCGCACGTGCTCGGTTCTAGCCTGCCCTCCGCCCCAGGCGAAGCGCGCCAGGAAGTCCGAGCGGGGAACGACCGTGCTGGCGGGCGAGGTGGCGTCCATGGGCAGTCGAGTGGGGGCGGCGTTCTTGAGCAAGTGCAGTGCCGCGCCAAGCCCCTGGAATTGCGGGCGGTGCGCGTTTTCTGGCGTCGAAACGCTGACGGGTCTGCCCAACGCCTGACGCCGCCTTCCCTCCCCGGCCGGCATGCCCACCATTGAGCAAGCAGCCCTCGGAGGATGCATGCTCGCCATCGCGCTCGCCGTCACGCTCGCCGCTGGAGGAGGCCACGCGAACGCGCGGCCGTCGCAAGCGAGCCAGGGCTTCGGCAACTACGAGTTCCAGGGCCAGGCGAGCAAGGGCTTCGGAAACTACGGCGAGCCCATCCAAGCCGCGCCCGGCCGCGGCGACTTCGGACGCTTCGGCTTTGGTCCGTACGCCGTGGGCTGGGGCGCGTACGGCCCGTACCCGATGGTTCCGTACGGCTGGGGCGTCGATGAGTTCGGCGACCTGGTGCAGCCCGAGAACGTGGAGTTCACCAACTTCGGACCGGCCGCGGGCCAGGAGGAGTGCGTGTGTCCGCCGGGGCCTGCGCCCGAAGAGACGCCGCCTCCGCCGCGGGCCAACGTCCAGCCGCGCGCGCAGAACGCCCCTGCGGGCGCGGGTGCGGTGGTCGTCCAGCAAGGCACGGTGAAGGATCTCGACCTGCCCCAGGGCACGCAGCTTCAGGGCTGGACGAACCCGAAGGTGCTGATCGTGACGCCGGCGCCGTAGCCGTAGCGCTCACTTCCTGTCGGCGAGCAGCTCCTCGATCGCGAGCCGATAGCAGTCCTCCAAGCTCGACTCCGGGTAGCGCTCTCGCATGCGCTCGCGAAGGCGGTCCGCAGCATCGGGGCCGCCCGCCAGCCGCGTCAGGCGCACGTGCAACTGCTCCTTGCGACCCACCATCAGGTGCCGCAAACCGACCCACGCCGCGAGCGCGACGAGCACGGCCAAGCTGACGGCGGAGATCGGATCCACGCGCACCTCAGGGCTTCGACTTCGCGCGGGCTCGCGAGCGCGCGGTCAAGTCATTCAGCGCCTGGTCGAGCTCCGGCGGCAACGTTCCGTCGATTACGGGCTCGATGCCGTCGACGGCGACGGTCGTCGATGCGACGACTGGCGGTGGCTTGGGCTTCAACGCACGACCGCGTCGCCACATGATCGCGAAGATGGGCCAGGCCTCCGCGCCGTCGAGAGGCGGAATCGGAATCAGGTTCACGACAATCAGCACCGCGTTGGACCACAAGAACGCATTGACGAGGTCGTAGCCGCCGCGCGAGTGCGGCCAGCCGAAGACCTTCAAGCCCGCCCACGCGAAGCAGAACACGAGGGCCTGCGCGCCCACCCCGCCCCAGGCAATCAACGCGCGCTCGAACCTCGTGACATCGCCGCGCCAACGACAAACGCCACCGACACCCGAGACGACCGCTTCAATCGGCTGGCCGCCCGCGCGAAGGACGACCGCCGCGTGCCCCAGCTCGTGAATGACGATCAGGAGGAGGTAGCCGAGCCAGAACCCCGGCGCAAAGCGGAACCCGCTGAAGGCCCAAGCGCCCAGCGGCGCCGTCCAGTGCATCCGAACCGGAACGCCTCGCCAGTGACCGAGCGTGACAGATCCGAGCGCCAAGGAACCCTCCACGACGCAGGATACCGAATTTCATTCAGGCACGACGTCGACGATCACCAGCTCTGGCCTGCACAGGAACCGCAGCCGCGGCGCCGGCCCCCGCTCCATGCCCACGCCGCGCGAGACGACGAGCGTGCGCCCGTGATCGAGCGCGGTCATCCCTGCGGCCCACGCGCGCGGGACATGAGAGAGCGTCATGATCGGCCCAATCAGCGGCAGCCGAACCTGGCCGCCGTGCGTGTGCCCGGCGATGAGCAGGTCGGTCATCACGCCGCCGAGCGCGAAATCAGGACCGTGGCCGAGCGCGATCGTGAGCCGATTCGGATCAGCCGGAATGTCGAGCGCGCGGTCGAACGAGTCGCGCAACGTGAGCCCGGTGAGCCGCAGCCCGGGAAGGTCGAGCGTCGTGGTGCGCGGGAGCGCGCGAATGCCGGTGCCGTCGAAGAGCGGCGCCCAATCGCGGCCGTGCTCGGCGTTCCCTTCGACGGCGAACGCGCCGAGCGGCGGCGAGAGCTTCGCGTCGCGGAGGAGCTGGTTGAAGTTGCGCTCCATCCCCTGCAGTTCGTGCGCGGGCACTTGCACGTAGTCGCCGGCAAACAGGACGAGGTCGGGCTTCTCGGCGGCCAGCGTCGCGAGCGCGTCTCGCTCGTGGGCGCCAATCGCGTCGACCTGGATGTCGGCCACCACGCCGATGCGAATCGGGTGATCGACCTTCTTCGAGACGACCTGAAAGTGCTCCACCTCGAGCGCGCGCGGCTCGATCGAGAACGCATCGACGCCGATGGCCACGAGCAGCAGCGCAGCCAACGCGGGCACGGGCGCGATTCGCGAACGCCGCAAGATCAGCGCGACTCCAACGCACACCAGCGGCAAGTGAACGAAGAGCACGTGCGACGCGAGCCGCATCGTGTCGAACAGCTCGAAGCCGCGATGAACGGCGAGCGCGAGCCCGAAGAGCGCGACCGCGGGCGGCACGAGCAGCACGAGCTGCGGCTTTTCCGCGCGGGCCCAGCGCCACGCCTGTGTCAGCGCGGCCGCGTCGAGAACCCCGATCAAGGTATCGAACATGGTGGGGAACGACTGGCTGCAAGGACGATTCCCGCGCGGCGCTACCAGACCCACAGCAAGTTCGACGCGAACCGCCGGGCCCAAGGTTCGGGAGCGATCGCGGCGCGCCTTCCTTCGAGCGTGCTCGCCTCGTCAGAGCACCAGAGATCCATGGGCAGCATCGCCCCCAGCCTTCCGTCTCCACGCCGCGCAAAGGCGTTCGTACATACTTGGCTTCGATCCTCGAAATCGAAGCAGGTCGTCTCTGGAGTGCCCGACACCTTCACCACTTCCTTGGCGCCCTTTGAATCTGCCGGCGAAGCCCTTCGGAACTCTGTGGGACGTGCCGACAAGAGCTTCCGGGGTGCACCGAACAGGGCTCGAGGGATGGCAGCACGATCGCGCGCGAGTCCATTGGTGAGAGGACGCCAACGCTCGGTCGAACCCAACAATCGAGGGCAACCGTTCGACCAGCCCAGCTCAGTTCCGACCAGGTAGGTGTGCGAATTGCCCTTTGAATCCGTTCCTCCGCGCCACTCGCTCGCGAGAAAATGCGCCCCGTTCGGTCTCGGCAGGAAGGCGTCCCAACCGAACTCCTGAACATGGAAGAGCGCCTTCAGCGGCGAATCGGCCCGTGGGTCCAACACCGCCAGTGCCACCCACGACACGACGAGCCCGTTGGATGAGGCCTCGAGGTTAGCCACCACCAGGTCAGGCTTCCCAGTGCCGTCGAGGTCCACCTGCGCGACCTCGAAGCTGGACGCACTGCACATCATGCCGATACCGCTCCAGGTCGCCGCGATCGCGCCTCGACGCTTGAAGCTGAAGGTCCCGGAACAGTCCTCGTCAGCCTCGTGAACCTCCAGGCAAATCTCGAGGTCCTTGCTCATATGCGCGCACGCACGAGGTGTCTCACTCGAGTCGTCGACCGCTGCGCGCCAGACCTTGAAACCGTGGGCGGTCTTCGGCATCGCGGCCAGTAGAATCAGGGTCAGGGCATGAATCATCGCCGTCGGCTCCACTAGACTCGTCAGGTGAGTCGACTTCGCCCAGATGCAAGCGCGACGCCGCCGCCAGAGTGGAGTGGGCTTCGTCCGCCGACTGGCGACGGCAAGCCGATTCGCTGGCGCTGGTCCGCGCGCTCTTCGAGTGGTGAGCGAAAGCGCGGCGAGATGGACGCATTCGACCCAGACGAGGTCCGCCAGCGACTTGCGAATCTGGGCTATTCCGAGGTTGAGCTTCGGAGGAAGTGGTTCGAGCTTCCCCGCCTGACGGATGTGCTCGGCCTGGTGACCCGAATCGATCGCGCGGTCGTTGCGCGGCAACTGAGCGTGATGCTCGACGCTGCGCTGCCGGCAGCTCAATGCGTCTCGATCATCAAGGGGCAGCAGCGCAACCGGAGCGTGCGGCGCGAGCTCGAGCTCATCGAGGCAGGGCTGGCTCGAGGACTGGCGCTCGCGGACGCGCTCAGGCTGGCGCACCGTCTCTTCGCGGCGGCCCCGGAATTCGTCGGCGTCAGCGATGAAGATGTCGTGAACGCGCTGGAGCGATTCGCCAGGCGCGTCGAGCGCCGCGGCTAGAACACCGGCCCCTCGAGCTCTTCATGCGGCTGCGCGATGAGCTCCGTGCCCACCAGCAGCGTCGGGCCGGCCGACTCCACCGCCGCCGCGAGCGCCGCCTCGACGTCCTCGAGCGCGCCGGTCAGCACGTAGTAGCCCTTGCCGCCAATCCCGCGCGCGAAGCCCGTCTGAATCAGCT is a genomic window of Deltaproteobacteria bacterium containing:
- a CDS encoding type II secretion system F family protein, which encodes MDAFDPDEVRQRLANLGYSEVELRRKWFELPRLTDVLGLVTRIDRAVVARQLSVMLDAALPAAQCVSIIKGQQRNRSVRRELELIEAGLARGLALADALRLAHRLFAAAPEFVGVSDEDVVNALERFARRVERRG
- a CDS encoding metallophosphoesterase, with product MFDTLIGVLDAAALTQAWRWARAEKPQLVLLVPPAVALFGLALAVHRGFELFDTMRLASHVLFVHLPLVCVGVALILRRSRIAPVPALAALLLVAIGVDAFSIEPRALEVEHFQVVSKKVDHPIRIGVVADIQVDAIGAHERDALATLAAEKPDLVLFAGDYVQVPAHELQGMERNFNQLLRDAKLSPPLGAFAVEGNAEHGRDWAPLFDGTGIRALPRTTTLDLPGLRLTGLTLRDSFDRALDIPADPNRLTIALGHGPDFALGGVMTDLLIAGHTHGGQVRLPLIGPIMTLSHVPRAWAAGMTALDHGRTLVVSRGVGMERGPAPRLRFLCRPELVIVDVVPE